One stretch of Eupeodes corollae chromosome 2, idEupCoro1.1, whole genome shotgun sequence DNA includes these proteins:
- the LOC129944934 gene encoding putative gustatory receptor 39b, which produces MDQNRISIFFVLFHLFGISSYSINTGQKKYIFIWCCFILSLLKIESIFALIQSKVFNLHYNASAAYLIFVCLKIVHLVAAWQSIINRRNEARVFEELTNIDDLLISKLYQWIDYGKSRRTIILKTLPTILTNVYSIALIIIALTLFYDTKTEIPWLWIGSSQLIRLRYVQYVYIIAIVAEKLKFLKHKCLLILTRKRKNEIEKLFVFKCVYGKIVNVQNDINRFFGWSILLMIITSLIQIVWVLNWIVLALDDGNAIEKMNSVFKFTTVVMPEIFSLASACKVCQDCEDTADEITRIVVKADGQMFEYKYFLEDFSLQIMQNPIKFSAKGFFSLNLKTFAAMIVTLITQLFVLLQFSMD; this is translated from the exons ATGGATCAAAAcagaatttcaatatttttcgtactttttcatttgtttggAATATCATCGTATTCAATCAACACGGGACAAAAGAAATATATCTTCATTTGGTGCTGTTTTATCCTCTCCCTTCTTAAAATCGAATCCATCTTTGCTCTTATTCAAAGTAAGGTTTTCAACCTGCATTACAACGCAAGTGCAGCATATTTAATATTCGTCTGTTTGAAAATAGTTCATCTTGTTGCCGCTTGGCAATCTATTATCAATCGTAGAAATGAAGCTCGTGTTTTTGAAGAACTTACAAACATCGACGACCTTCTTATATCAAAACTCTACCAATGGATTGATTATGGCAAATCGAGACgaacaataattttgaaaacgctCCCCACAATCCTAACTAATGTTTACAGTATTGCTTTGATAATAATTGCCCTGACTTTGTTTTACGATACAAAAACTGAAATACCATGGTTATGGATTGGTAGCAGTCAATTGATTCGCCTCCGATACGTCCAATATGTTTACATAATCGCAATAGTAGCTGAAAAGTTGAAGTTTCTAAAACACAAGTGCTTGCTCATTTTGACACGGAAGcggaaaaatgaaattgaaaaactatttgtgtTTAAGTGTGTTTATGGTAAAATTGTAAATGTTCAAAATGATATCAATCGTTTTTTCGGATGGTCTATATTGTTAATGATTATTACATCACTTATCCAAATAGTGTGGGTTCTGAATTGGATTGTTCTGGCATTGGATGATGGTAATGCAATTGAGAAAATGAATAGTGTTTTTAAGTTCACCACGGTTGTAATGCCAGAAATATTCTCCCTTGCTAGTGCTTGTAAGGTGTGCCAAGACTGTGAAGACACA gCTGACGAAATTACTCGGATTGTCGTCAAGGCGGATGGTCAAAtgtttgaatataaatattttctagaaGATTTTTCACTACAAATAATGCAAAACCCAATCAAGTTTTCAGCAAAAGgatttttttctctaaacttaaaaacttttgcaGCG ATGATTGTAACTCTTATAACacaattatttgtattgctACAGTTTTCGATGGattaa
- the LOC129945538 gene encoding uncharacterized protein LOC129945538, which yields MPHFKPTLKLDLPGDFGLHPEQSPDYFIESQQQEKLFVKPPNWCSPGSGVELLALQNERDHVQMLQLQHDMLENAKRQRITNSNRFHEILAMQTEIRKRLIGANVFFKDCDDKKRLATATIAKEKQIHMEFKDSINTLKQNTNILFKFYEDLRKVVKELGPYGKVIEEVANVSNNCCSIEDCMKKCDALMMTQVEVCELQKNKLQEIENVRLQMIKLTNEAKLTVLGLNNELSELERAYSQVHSECARLENIIGSTKDCINEHKFNTNRIVDEISIMYRLLCRRRGLCPVLSKDDIELECDFIKSEIEILRDVINKCLQK from the exons atGCCTCACTTTAAGCCTACATTAAAACTTGATTTACCTGGAGATTTCGGCTTGCATCCTGAACAATCACCAGATTATTTTATTGAGTCTCAACagcaagaaaaattatttgt TAAGCCCCCTAATTGGTGTTCACCTGGCAGTGGAGTTGAATTGCTAGCTCTCCAAAATGAACGTGATCATGTCCAAATGCTTCAACTTCAACATGATATGCTTGAAAATGCCAAACGACAACGCATCACAAACTCCAATCGATTTCATGAAATCCTTGCGATGCAAACTGAGATTCGAAAGCGTTTAATTGGGGCGaatgtttttttcaaagattGTGATGACAAAAAGAGATTGGCTACAGCAACAATTGCCAAAGAGAAGCAAATTCACATGGAGTTTAAAGATTCGATAaacactttaaaacaaaatactaatattttgtttaagttttatgagGATCTTAGAAAAGTCGTTAAGGAATTAGGACCATATGGAAAAGTTATTGAAGAGGTTGCTAATGTTTCCAATAACTGTTGTTCGATTGAAGACTGCATGAAAAAATGTGATGCCTTAA TGATGACACAAGTTGAAGTTTGTGAACTCCAAAAGAATAAGCTTCAAGAAATCGAAAATGTACGtcttcaaatgataaaacttacaAATGAAGCTAAACTGACAGTTCTTGGGCTTAATAATGAACTTTCTGAACTGGAGAGAGCCTATTCTCAAGTACATTCTGAATGTGCGAGATTAGAAAACATTATTGGAAGCACAAAGGATTGTATAAATGAACACAAATTCAACACTAATAGAATTGTTGATGAGATCTCGATAATGTACCGCTTACTATGTCGACGCAGAG gTTTATGCCCGGTTCTTAGTAAAGATGATATTGAATTGGAATGTGATTTTATAAAatctgaaattgaaattttaagagatgttataaataaatgtctTCAGAAATAA
- the LOC129944933 gene encoding uncharacterized protein LOC129944933, protein MERRLVAADDPLKTAEVERKVAEAEESYFNASAILKERVKELTPREDVDAPQIAVQVSMPFSQHDVKNTWGEFDGVITKWQGFRDRFLAAVHENKNISPAYKFAYLKGSLTGKAARTLGEWQLTESNYAEAWQRLNDVYSRQYATCRELLRQFFRLPSLMEHPRAAELERMSNVTHETMRQLKAQGIPTESWDMIVVQTRRESC, encoded by the coding sequence ATGGAGAGGAGGCTGGTGGCAGCGGACGATCCGCTTAAAACAGCCGAAGTCGAGAGGAAGGTGGCGGAGGCCGAGGAGTCGTACTTCAACGCCTCAGCCATCCTTAAGGAGAGGGTCAAGGAATTGACGCCGAGAGAGGACGTGGACGCGCCGCAGATCGCCGTACAGGTGTCGATGCCATTTTCGCAGCACGATGTGAAAAACACCTGGGGCGAATTTGATGGCGTCATCACAAAGTGGCAGGGATTCCGAGACAGATTCCTGGCGGCCGTCCACGAGAACAAGAACATCTCGCCTGCGTATAAGTTCGCGTACTTAAAGGGCTCTTTAACGGGAAAGGCAGCTCGGACGCTGGGAGAGTGGCAGCTCACAGAGAGCAACTACGCTGAGGCATGGCAGCGCCTCAACGACGTATATAGTCGACAATACGCCACCTGTAGGGAGCTGCTTCGGCAGTTCTTCAGGCTACCATCGCTGATGGAGCATCCGCGAGCTGCTGAGCTGGAAAGAATGTCAAATGTAACCCATGAGACAATGAGGCAGCTGAAGGCCCAGGGTATCCCCACGGAAAGCTGGGATATGATTGTGGTCCAGACGAGACGAGAGAGTTGCTAG